Proteins encoded by one window of Desulfovibrio ferrophilus:
- a CDS encoding sterol desaturase family protein, which translates to MENEGSLRLMVFMATAMVLGLWEVLSPRRTQDPDRKIRWTENLGVVFLSSLTLRVLFPILPALLAATVQARGVGLLPLLHISWGLQVILGVVLLDAAMYFQHRAFHKWAFLWRLHRMHHTDTSLDFTTGVRFHPLEIFLSLIFKLTVVVFIAPPPEAVLAFEIILNSAAMFNHANIFLLFPVDRLLRLFLVTPDMHRVHHSTDRVEMNRNFGFSFPWWDWIFTTYKDQPEEGHESMNIGLNIFRERKYNSIFWLLAIPFVNPIKTLQ; encoded by the coding sequence ATGGAAAATGAAGGATCACTCAGGCTGATGGTTTTCATGGCAACCGCCATGGTTCTAGGATTGTGGGAGGTCCTATCACCTCGCCGAACCCAAGACCCTGATCGTAAAATTCGCTGGACCGAGAATCTCGGGGTCGTATTTCTCTCATCCCTGACCCTGCGTGTACTTTTCCCGATTCTTCCGGCCCTGCTTGCAGCGACAGTCCAAGCACGAGGCGTGGGGTTGCTTCCATTACTGCATATCTCCTGGGGGCTCCAAGTGATCCTTGGTGTCGTACTTCTTGATGCCGCCATGTACTTCCAGCATAGAGCCTTTCACAAATGGGCATTCTTATGGCGACTGCATCGAATGCACCACACTGATACGTCGCTTGATTTCACGACAGGAGTGCGATTCCATCCACTGGAAATATTCCTATCTCTGATATTTAAGCTAACTGTGGTTGTCTTTATCGCCCCACCGCCAGAAGCGGTTTTGGCTTTTGAGATCATCCTTAACAGTGCCGCGATGTTCAATCATGCAAACATATTCTTGCTGTTCCCTGTGGATAGGCTTCTTCGCCTGTTCCTTGTAACGCCAGACATGCACCGGGTTCACCATTCAACGGACAGGGTAGAGATGAACAGAAATTTCGGTTTCAGCTTTCCTTGGTGGGATTGGATATTCACGACTTATAAGGACCAGCCGGAAGAGGGGCATGAATCCATGAACATTGGGCTGAATATCTTCCGGGAAAGAAAATACAACTCCATCTTCTGGTTGCTTGCCATACCGTTCGTAAATCCGATCAAAACACTGCAATAA
- a CDS encoding iron-sulfur cluster assembly scaffold protein produces the protein MATFDEIVNELQDKINQETIEAFGEEGFERWRNTPHRGKPPLANYQGASTGSCGDTIQLFLYIEDDRVCDAGFLTDGCGSSMISGSMAAELALNKHCDELAAISGEAVLEGLGGPDCLPEDDQHCAWLAANALHEALGDYYKQNIHKRISD, from the coding sequence ATGGCCACTTTTGATGAAATTGTTAACGAATTACAAGACAAGATTAACCAGGAAACCATTGAGGCCTTCGGGGAAGAAGGATTTGAGCGGTGGCGCAACACTCCCCACCGGGGAAAGCCCCCCTTGGCCAATTACCAGGGCGCTTCGACCGGCAGTTGCGGCGATACCATCCAACTGTTTTTATACATTGAAGACGACAGGGTCTGCGATGCCGGGTTTCTCACCGATGGCTGCGGCTCCAGCATGATCAGTGGCTCCATGGCTGCCGAACTGGCCCTGAACAAGCACTGCGATGAGCTTGCCGCCATCTCCGGGGAAGCCGTCCTCGAAGGCCTGGGTGGCCCTGATTGCCTTCCGGAGGACGACCAGCATTGCGCCTGGCTGGCCGCCAATGCCCTGCACGAGGCCCTGGGGGACTACTACAAGCAAAACATTCACAAAAGAATATCCGACTAA
- a CDS encoding 4Fe-4S binding protein: MNVKTVKTIVFSPTRTTKHLVAAVAAGLGAESVKAWDLTLPDAKVPSFGKGAGDVAVIGVPVYAGRIPAVAAERLRAMQGWGSLAVLVVTYGNRHYDDALIELTDLAEELGFTPVAGGAFVAEHSFSTPELPVAEGRPDMSDTDKATAFGEQVATKITELPSAADCAQLEVPGNRPYKEGWNKPPMSPTLDESLCTGCGECASVCPTGAISINGKATTDSSKCIVCAACTRACPEQGRSFKGTPIADLNVKIHELFSERREPELFI; the protein is encoded by the coding sequence ATGAACGTGAAAACCGTCAAGACCATCGTATTTTCCCCTACTCGGACCACCAAACACCTTGTTGCCGCCGTTGCTGCGGGTTTGGGCGCCGAGTCCGTCAAGGCTTGGGACCTGACCCTGCCGGACGCCAAAGTGCCGAGCTTTGGCAAAGGTGCGGGCGACGTAGCCGTAATCGGTGTACCCGTCTATGCCGGACGCATCCCCGCCGTAGCTGCCGAACGCCTGCGAGCCATGCAGGGCTGGGGCTCTCTGGCCGTACTGGTCGTGACCTATGGCAATCGCCATTACGACGATGCACTCATTGAACTGACCGATCTGGCCGAGGAACTGGGATTCACCCCTGTGGCGGGTGGCGCTTTCGTGGCCGAGCATTCCTTCAGCACGCCGGAGCTTCCAGTGGCCGAAGGACGTCCAGACATGAGCGATACGGACAAGGCCACTGCCTTTGGTGAACAGGTCGCCACCAAGATTACCGAGTTGCCTTCGGCTGCAGATTGTGCACAGCTCGAAGTGCCCGGCAATCGTCCCTACAAGGAAGGCTGGAACAAGCCCCCCATGTCGCCGACTCTGGATGAAAGCCTGTGTACGGGCTGCGGTGAATGCGCAAGCGTCTGTCCTACGGGGGCTATCAGCATCAACGGGAAAGCCACTACGGACAGCAGTAAATGCATTGTCTGTGCTGCCTGCACCCGCGCTTGTCCAGAACAGGGACGTAGCTTCAAAGGCACCCCTATTGCAGATCTGAACGTCAAGATTCACGAACTCTTCTCCGAACGTCGCGAACCTGAATTGTTCATCTAA
- a CDS encoding FadR/GntR family transcriptional regulator, whose product MSKKEQALKQLGQIIMDLELKAGDRLPSERKLATKLGVSRNTLHGILHSLEARGLLKIRPGSGCYLRVRISGLQDNPLDITLSPEKVVADQLEAAYMLLPMVAEHAASHIGERQLDELKRCSVDISRSIFQKSPELVWNESLTYFRLMAMGTGNDFLVRTVEQICSCDMAAYDIFFTLEREEREAIFADHIKLLHALRARDEEWAKAITENFFLRMCSILEERENITMTDVVYRALRERAEQNGGEDA is encoded by the coding sequence ATGAGCAAGAAGGAACAGGCGCTCAAGCAACTTGGTCAGATCATCATGGATCTGGAACTCAAAGCCGGAGATCGTCTGCCGTCCGAGCGTAAGCTGGCGACGAAGCTGGGTGTGAGCCGCAACACCCTGCACGGCATCCTGCATTCTCTGGAGGCCCGCGGCCTGTTGAAAATTCGACCAGGAAGCGGCTGCTACCTGCGGGTCCGTATCTCCGGGCTTCAGGATAACCCTCTCGATATCACCCTCAGTCCCGAAAAGGTCGTGGCCGATCAGCTGGAGGCTGCTTACATGCTGCTGCCCATGGTCGCCGAACACGCCGCAAGTCATATCGGCGAACGGCAACTGGACGAACTCAAGCGCTGTAGCGTGGATATTTCACGCAGTATCTTTCAGAAATCTCCTGAACTCGTCTGGAACGAAAGCCTGACCTATTTCCGGCTCATGGCAATGGGTACGGGCAATGATTTCCTGGTACGCACTGTGGAGCAGATCTGCTCCTGCGACATGGCCGCCTACGACATCTTCTTTACCCTTGAGCGTGAAGAACGCGAGGCCATCTTTGCCGATCACATCAAGCTTTTGCACGCCCTGCGGGCCCGCGACGAGGAATGGGCCAAAGCCATCACGGAAAATTTCTTTCTCAGGATGTGCAGTATCCTTGAGGAACGTGAAAATATCACCATGACGGATGTGGTGTATCGCGCGCTACGAGAGCGGGCTGAGCAAAACGGCGGAGAGGACGCATGA
- a CDS encoding MBL fold metallo-hydrolase — MSDNIKRRDFLKGAATGVGIGLLGAMGLYSYSPMRKSHFQKAERKMADIGVCKSIKVTNISETSWFENAVLMGDIKGAGGLLVNQYDYNWPPFGNGKGLGKGSYEDGMAKIKHLLPDRLDEAWKIIEANCVNVDNAGGYAALIELEQMDGAKRKFLLDSGWSYKWTEECFKREGIDKMLENKEIEALFFSHEHFDHYWGLPVTLKYDPEITIYIPEGFYPEGLQYIKDCGHKGKLITVKPGLQKIIPGMSSYVFAIPIICRVYGEQSLYFNVADKGLVSVTGCCHQGIIRFAETAYNEIKYENDNCHGIYGGLHISPFDDWDPKYDDLVISLGKYGFERIGCNHCTGVLCAKKFITAGYPVIEGTAQYRSKDKAYLGNGDTITFG, encoded by the coding sequence ATGTCTGACAACATCAAGCGTCGTGACTTCCTGAAGGGGGCCGCCACTGGCGTGGGTATTGGTCTGTTGGGGGCCATGGGGCTGTATTCATACTCTCCCATGCGCAAGAGCCATTTCCAGAAGGCCGAGCGCAAAATGGCCGACATTGGCGTGTGCAAGAGCATCAAGGTCACCAACATCTCGGAGACCAGCTGGTTCGAAAATGCCGTCCTCATGGGCGACATCAAGGGCGCGGGCGGTTTGCTCGTGAACCAGTATGACTATAACTGGCCGCCATTTGGTAACGGCAAGGGGCTGGGCAAGGGGTCTTATGAAGACGGCATGGCCAAGATCAAGCATCTGCTCCCCGACCGTCTGGATGAGGCTTGGAAGATCATCGAAGCCAACTGCGTGAACGTGGACAATGCCGGTGGCTATGCCGCTCTGATCGAACTGGAGCAAATGGACGGTGCCAAGCGCAAGTTCCTGCTCGACTCCGGCTGGTCCTATAAGTGGACCGAAGAGTGCTTCAAGCGTGAAGGCATCGACAAGATGCTGGAAAACAAGGAGATCGAAGCTCTGTTCTTCTCGCATGAGCACTTCGACCATTACTGGGGGTTGCCCGTCACCCTGAAGTACGACCCCGAGATCACCATCTATATCCCCGAGGGCTTCTACCCCGAGGGCCTGCAATACATCAAGGATTGCGGACATAAAGGCAAACTCATCACCGTCAAACCCGGTCTGCAGAAGATCATCCCCGGCATGTCCAGTTATGTCTTCGCCATTCCCATTATCTGTCGCGTGTACGGCGAGCAATCGTTGTACTTCAACGTGGCGGACAAGGGGCTGGTCAGCGTGACCGGCTGCTGCCACCAGGGCATTATCCGCTTTGCGGAAACGGCCTACAACGAGATCAAATACGAAAATGACAATTGCCACGGCATCTACGGAGGCCTGCACATCTCGCCCTTCGACGACTGGGATCCCAAGTACGATGACCTGGTGATTTCACTGGGCAAGTATGGATTCGAGCGCATTGGCTGCAACCATTGCACCGGTGTGCTCTGCGCCAAGAAGTTCATCACCGCCGGGTACCCGGTGATTGAAGGCACGGCGCAGTATCGTTCCAAGGATAAGGCCTATCTCGGCAACGGTGACACCATCACCTTCGGATAA
- a CDS encoding CobW family GTP-binding protein, with protein MQTKLQTLLPPAVLEDPEVAAAELPRALMARTNFIPGVRHRLGWRGMRDCSATQNGLTVRVTGKSGVFGLEAESASMSDNVGRAAFRLYYFPDPTEEVIESYSVQAGIIAHGRDYLDRVRDFTQHDDLRALFGIARLESTYVPDTSGICLTLTAVNCDEIRSLDGLVVQTPEGPVQAIEPGGVDQNLPCWETAWPLFQALAASASYCLGVSPDRLEQYTGLGTCRVYGAGLPLRWEQSDTAHILNLSLGYSFEEPLPVPDGDGQAELVWKAPSPIPEAFANAPWWDPNIPGAKNSFDKRTMGITDKPRLIVLTGFLGAGKTSFLARFIENQASKGGFVAVIQNEIGQKGLDGKLLGQHFAVTEVDEGCVCCTLAGSLRLALADILSEFQPDFVVLETTGLANPSNLLQEIADLDDMLDFASVTTILDAVNAPNALANHEVARSQVRLADVLLLNKIDQANEADQNALCALVRELNPSAPMHHTMHGDISPAMLYGVNFRQRASRPAPQLFPMGKAPSHQQDDISSAVISFDAPLDRAQFSHQAESLPSHILRVKGVVDFIDASAPEVFQYVPGSYSLTPADADTGERFLVVIGQDAKNAAKGLFAALQS; from the coding sequence GTGCAGACAAAATTACAAACACTGCTGCCCCCCGCAGTTCTGGAAGATCCCGAAGTCGCTGCCGCAGAGTTGCCACGGGCGCTGATGGCTCGCACGAATTTCATCCCCGGTGTGCGCCACCGTCTCGGGTGGCGAGGCATGCGCGATTGTTCAGCCACTCAGAACGGATTGACAGTGCGCGTCACAGGTAAGTCCGGCGTGTTCGGTCTTGAAGCCGAGTCCGCGTCCATGAGTGACAATGTGGGCCGGGCAGCATTTCGATTGTATTATTTCCCTGACCCAACGGAAGAGGTGATAGAGTCCTACAGCGTGCAGGCGGGCATCATCGCCCATGGCAGGGACTATTTGGATCGTGTGCGAGACTTTACTCAGCACGACGATTTGCGCGCTCTGTTTGGAATTGCCCGGCTTGAATCGACGTATGTCCCCGACACGTCGGGAATATGTTTGACTCTCACTGCAGTCAATTGCGACGAGATACGTTCTCTGGATGGACTTGTGGTCCAGACCCCGGAGGGACCGGTTCAAGCGATCGAACCTGGTGGTGTGGATCAGAATCTGCCCTGCTGGGAGACAGCCTGGCCTTTGTTTCAAGCTCTTGCTGCCTCGGCCAGCTATTGTCTTGGCGTTAGCCCGGATCGTTTAGAGCAATACACGGGCCTTGGAACCTGTCGTGTGTATGGAGCGGGCCTGCCGTTGCGTTGGGAACAAAGCGATACGGCCCATATCCTCAATCTCAGTCTGGGATATTCCTTTGAAGAGCCTTTGCCGGTTCCTGATGGAGATGGGCAAGCTGAACTGGTCTGGAAGGCGCCATCGCCCATCCCAGAGGCCTTTGCGAACGCCCCCTGGTGGGACCCGAACATTCCCGGAGCAAAAAACAGCTTTGACAAACGCACCATGGGCATCACCGACAAGCCGAGACTGATCGTTCTGACTGGATTCCTGGGGGCGGGAAAGACCTCGTTTCTGGCACGATTCATCGAAAATCAAGCATCCAAAGGCGGTTTTGTCGCCGTTATTCAGAATGAGATTGGCCAAAAAGGTCTGGATGGGAAACTTCTCGGTCAGCATTTTGCGGTTACGGAAGTGGACGAAGGCTGTGTGTGCTGCACTTTGGCGGGTAGCCTGCGCCTTGCTCTGGCCGATATTCTATCAGAATTTCAACCCGACTTTGTTGTTCTTGAAACGACAGGATTGGCCAACCCATCGAATCTGTTGCAGGAAATCGCCGATTTGGACGATATGTTGGACTTTGCCTCGGTGACCACGATATTGGACGCAGTGAATGCTCCCAATGCCCTGGCAAACCATGAGGTGGCGCGAAGCCAGGTCCGGCTGGCCGATGTTCTGCTGCTGAACAAGATCGATCAGGCCAACGAGGCTGACCAGAATGCACTCTGCGCTCTGGTGCGAGAGTTGAATCCGTCAGCCCCCATGCATCACACGATGCACGGCGACATCTCACCCGCCATGCTCTACGGCGTTAATTTCAGACAACGCGCCTCCCGCCCTGCTCCTCAGCTTTTTCCCATGGGCAAAGCTCCTTCCCATCAGCAGGACGACATTTCCAGCGCCGTCATTTCCTTTGATGCTCCCCTGGACCGTGCCCAATTTTCGCATCAGGCCGAATCCCTCCCCTCGCATATCCTACGCGTTAAGGGTGTCGTCGATTTTATCGATGCCAGTGCTCCCGAAGTGTTTCAATACGTTCCGGGGTCTTACAGTCTTACTCCTGCAGACGCAGATACTGGCGAGCGTTTTCTTGTTGTCATTGGTCAGGATGCCAAAAATGCAGCTAAGGGACTGTTTGCGGCTCTACAATCATGA
- a CDS encoding LysR substrate-binding domain-containing protein has protein sequence MFDGKDSHLLSPDLLRTFVAATDSGSFTGAARLVNRTQSAVSMQIKRLEDELGCVFFERRARGVVLTADGETLYRYALRILRLYDEAAASLSAPETKGVIRFGTPEDYASTHLPVILKRFAEVFPLVRVDVLCDTSPRLLEALTAGELDLCLCTSSHGLEGGRSVGKMALCWIGPERGFSQSDEPLPLAVFHEGCTYRRWALEALEKAKVNYRIAYASPGVAGVLAAVRAGLAVAPLTRSIVAPGCRIYGNAEGMPPLPAVTMSLHLSAGAQPEIVDRFASHVTEAIRETKELVL, from the coding sequence ATGTTTGATGGAAAAGATTCACACCTGCTGTCACCGGATTTATTGCGAACCTTTGTTGCAGCCACGGACTCGGGCAGTTTCACTGGTGCCGCGCGCCTTGTGAACAGGACACAATCCGCAGTGAGCATGCAGATCAAAAGACTTGAGGATGAACTTGGCTGCGTATTTTTTGAGCGACGAGCCCGGGGTGTGGTGCTGACTGCGGACGGAGAAACGCTGTATCGCTATGCGTTGCGTATCCTGAGGCTCTATGATGAGGCTGCGGCTTCATTGAGTGCGCCAGAAACCAAAGGGGTCATACGTTTTGGAACGCCAGAAGATTACGCATCAACCCATCTGCCAGTGATTCTCAAGCGTTTTGCCGAGGTGTTCCCTCTTGTACGTGTGGATGTTCTTTGTGACACCAGCCCTCGGCTTCTGGAGGCATTGACGGCGGGAGAGTTGGATCTTTGCTTGTGCACATCGTCTCATGGGCTGGAGGGTGGGAGGTCCGTAGGAAAGATGGCTCTGTGCTGGATAGGTCCTGAGCGGGGATTCTCTCAAAGTGATGAACCACTGCCCCTGGCCGTTTTTCACGAGGGCTGTACCTATCGCCGGTGGGCTTTGGAAGCACTTGAAAAGGCCAAGGTAAACTACCGCATTGCCTATGCCAGTCCTGGCGTTGCAGGTGTGTTGGCGGCAGTCCGAGCCGGACTGGCCGTTGCGCCATTGACACGCAGCATCGTTGCTCCTGGCTGCAGAATCTATGGCAACGCCGAGGGAATGCCCCCTTTACCGGCCGTGACCATGAGCCTGCACCTCAGCGCAGGAGCTCAACCTGAAATCGTAGATAGATTTGCCAGCCACGTCACCGAGGCCATCCGCGAAACAAAGGAGCTTGTCCTCTAA
- a CDS encoding carboxymuconolactone decarboxylase family protein translates to MIESQVELKQSIANGFELYKKLMPEIAAAYDELPAETYKDGALTGKEKRLMAMVAALVGRCRACIIYQLDYAIELGATQDEILEACAVAISLGGTMAAGEVTRVMHYLDETDLLNNQNV, encoded by the coding sequence ATGATCGAAAGCCAAGTTGAATTGAAACAGAGTATTGCCAATGGATTCGAGCTATACAAGAAATTGATGCCCGAGATCGCTGCCGCTTATGATGAACTGCCTGCGGAAACCTATAAGGATGGCGCACTGACAGGAAAGGAAAAACGTCTGATGGCAATGGTTGCAGCGCTTGTGGGCAGATGCCGGGCCTGTATCATTTACCAACTTGATTATGCCATTGAACTGGGGGCGACACAGGATGAAATCCTCGAAGCCTGTGCCGTCGCTATTTCTCTTGGCGGGACCATGGCCGCAGGCGAAGTGACACGGGTGATGCATTATCTGGATGAAACAGACCTGCTGAATAACCAAAATGTCTAA
- a CDS encoding ABC transporter substrate-binding protein: MRQFYVAVVTLLMSLFFVISAYAETNNQILIIESYHPVLEWTRLCEEGIRENLRNNYEFHTFYMDTKRIAPEKFQEQADRAWEMYQEIKPDLVILGDDNALRFLGKRFANTYTPVVFFGINNNPRNYFDVSPKNITGVLERTPLIPWLRYLREILPKAQRALVLMDSSQSSTSIINVTFKDRTEISVSGMHVEYKIVSDWNEWQNTIKQQAEFDLIVSPTFHSIKVKSGGYIDVEDLIRWTSKNSDVPFFTNQDYTVFPEGAVGAYTLDAKAHGAQVAKMVASILEDKIVPRNMMYIMDRQGLFVFNEAQLKRFGISIPEPINSKATWR; encoded by the coding sequence ATGAGACAATTTTATGTTGCTGTAGTGACCCTGTTGATGTCCTTATTTTTCGTCATTTCAGCATATGCGGAAACCAACAACCAGATACTGATTATCGAAAGCTATCACCCGGTGTTGGAGTGGACTCGGCTATGCGAAGAAGGAATTAGGGAAAATCTACGAAATAATTATGAATTCCACACCTTTTATATGGACACAAAGCGCATTGCCCCAGAGAAATTTCAAGAACAGGCAGACCGTGCCTGGGAAATGTATCAGGAGATAAAGCCCGATCTCGTCATATTGGGTGATGACAATGCCTTGCGCTTCTTGGGAAAACGGTTTGCCAACACCTACACCCCTGTCGTTTTCTTTGGCATAAATAATAATCCCCGTAATTATTTCGATGTTTCACCAAAAAACATCACAGGCGTCTTGGAGCGCACCCCTTTGATTCCCTGGCTAAGGTATTTACGGGAGATATTGCCCAAAGCTCAAAGAGCACTTGTCTTGATGGACAGTAGTCAGTCCTCTACGTCGATCATCAACGTCACTTTCAAGGACCGCACGGAAATCTCCGTCAGTGGCATGCATGTGGAATACAAGATCGTATCAGACTGGAATGAATGGCAAAACACGATCAAGCAGCAAGCCGAATTTGACCTGATAGTGTCCCCTACATTTCATTCCATCAAAGTTAAATCTGGTGGGTATATAGATGTGGAAGACCTCATTAGATGGACCTCGAAAAATAGCGATGTCCCGTTCTTCACCAATCAGGATTATACGGTGTTCCCAGAAGGAGCGGTTGGGGCATATACTTTGGATGCCAAGGCTCATGGCGCCCAAGTTGCAAAAATGGTGGCATCAATCCTGGAGGACAAGATTGTCCCAAGAAATATGATGTACATTATGGACCGGCAGGGACTTTTTGTTTTTAACGAAGCTCAACTCAAGCGCTTTGGAATCTCAATTCCGGAGCCTATCAATTCTAAAGCGACCTGGCGCTAG
- a CDS encoding glutamine synthetase III — translation MSGYQSRQDAIKAVTSYRPTHAPLDFTETSASEIFGCNVFSMKVMEERLPKSIFKSLKKTVDNGQQLDPSIADTVAAAMRDWAVSKGATHYTHVFYPLTGLTAEKHDGFLEPDGKGGAMAEFSGKLLIQGEPDASSFPSGGLRATFEARGYTAWDVTNPAYITENPNGTFLCIPTAFVSWTGEALDKKTPLLRSNQAIDEQAQRVLRLFGHDTGERVNSYAGPEQEYFLVDRNFYFARPDLMLTGRTLFGAKPAKGQELDDHYFGAIPNRVLSFMFEAERELYKLGVPVKTRHNEVAPGQFEIAPLYEQANLATDHNQIIMTTLKKVAKRYGMACLLHEKPFAGINGSGKHLNYSIGNKSLGSLFDPGDTPHENMQFLVFCAAAIRAVYKHGDLLRAVVATAGNDHRLGANEAPPAILSVYLGEQLADIFEQIKTGKCSSCKTKGMLTVGVDTLPPLPMDAGDRNRTSPFAFTGNRFEFRAVGSNLSIAGPQVALNTIMSESLDYIATELEAKTKGDPKKLSAAVQKLLQSIMKECGSIIFNGDGYADAWQKEAKKRGLPNLKTSVEALPIITKKEVVAMFDKYKVLSPRELESREEVYFEQYIQALVTEALLCVKMAKTTILPAALRYMGQLADTCASMKAIGMDYEMIALEDVTAKTRGLKAAMAELEKLTEKDHKTMKAHAAFMCDKVLPAMLKVRSFADQLEEVVADDLWPLPSYQEMLFIK, via the coding sequence ATGAGCGGTTACCAGTCCCGTCAGGACGCCATTAAAGCGGTCACCAGCTATCGACCGACCCACGCCCCCCTGGACTTCACCGAGACCAGCGCCAGCGAAATTTTCGGTTGCAATGTGTTCAGCATGAAGGTCATGGAAGAGCGGTTGCCCAAGTCCATTTTCAAATCTTTGAAAAAGACTGTTGATAATGGTCAGCAACTCGACCCCTCCATTGCCGACACCGTGGCTGCAGCCATGAGAGATTGGGCCGTATCCAAAGGTGCAACTCACTATACCCACGTGTTCTATCCGCTGACCGGCCTGACCGCAGAAAAGCACGACGGCTTTTTGGAGCCCGACGGTAAGGGCGGTGCCATGGCCGAATTCTCGGGCAAGCTGCTGATTCAGGGCGAGCCCGATGCCTCCAGCTTCCCGTCTGGCGGCCTGCGCGCCACTTTCGAAGCCCGAGGCTACACCGCCTGGGATGTAACCAACCCTGCCTATATCACCGAGAATCCTAACGGGACATTCCTGTGCATTCCCACTGCGTTCGTTTCCTGGACTGGTGAAGCTCTGGACAAGAAGACCCCTCTGCTGCGCTCCAATCAAGCCATTGACGAACAGGCTCAGCGCGTTTTGAGGCTGTTTGGACATGATACTGGCGAACGGGTCAATTCATACGCTGGTCCCGAGCAAGAGTACTTCCTGGTTGATCGCAATTTCTATTTCGCCCGTCCTGACCTGATGCTGACTGGCCGCACCCTCTTTGGTGCCAAACCCGCCAAAGGCCAGGAATTGGATGACCATTACTTTGGTGCCATTCCCAATCGTGTGTTGTCTTTCATGTTCGAGGCTGAACGCGAGTTATACAAGCTTGGCGTCCCGGTCAAAACCCGTCACAACGAGGTGGCCCCCGGTCAGTTCGAAATTGCCCCGCTGTACGAGCAAGCTAACCTGGCCACAGATCACAACCAGATCATCATGACCACCTTGAAAAAGGTCGCCAAACGCTATGGTATGGCCTGCCTGCTGCATGAAAAACCCTTTGCAGGCATTAACGGCTCCGGCAAGCACCTGAACTATTCCATCGGCAACAAGTCCTTGGGCTCCCTGTTTGATCCCGGTGATACCCCACATGAGAACATGCAGTTCCTGGTGTTCTGCGCCGCCGCCATTCGCGCCGTCTACAAGCATGGCGACTTGCTGCGCGCCGTTGTCGCCACAGCTGGTAACGACCATCGTCTGGGTGCCAATGAGGCTCCTCCGGCGATTCTGTCCGTCTACCTCGGTGAACAGTTGGCCGACATCTTCGAACAGATCAAAACCGGCAAATGCAGTTCCTGCAAGACCAAGGGCATGCTCACCGTGGGTGTCGACACCCTGCCCCCGCTGCCCATGGACGCTGGAGACCGCAACCGCACCAGCCCCTTCGCTTTTACCGGCAACCGTTTCGAGTTCCGCGCTGTTGGTTCCAACCTGTCCATCGCTGGCCCTCAGGTTGCTCTGAATACCATCATGTCTGAATCTCTGGACTATATTGCCACCGAACTGGAAGCCAAGACCAAGGGTGACCCCAAGAAACTCAGCGCGGCGGTACAGAAGCTCCTGCAATCAATCATGAAGGAATGTGGTTCCATCATCTTTAATGGTGACGGTTATGCTGACGCCTGGCAGAAAGAAGCCAAGAAGCGTGGTCTGCCCAACCTGAAGACCTCTGTGGAAGCTCTGCCCATCATCACCAAGAAAGAAGTGGTGGCGATGTTCGACAAATACAAGGTCCTCTCCCCCCGCGAGCTGGAAAGCCGTGAGGAAGTCTACTTCGAGCAGTACATCCAGGCCTTGGTCACCGAAGCCCTCTTGTGCGTCAAGATGGCCAAGACCACCATTCTGCCTGCAGCCCTGCGTTACATGGGGCAGCTGGCTGACACCTGCGCCAGCATGAAGGCTATCGGTATGGATTACGAGATGATTGCCCTGGAAGACGTGACCGCCAAGACTCGCGGCCTCAAAGCTGCCATGGCCGAACTGGAGAAGCTGACCGAAAAGGATCATAAAACCATGAAGGCCCATGCTGCATTCATGTGCGACAAGGTTCTGCCTGCCATGCTGAAGGTCCGCAGCTTTGCAGACCAGCTGGAAGAGGTTGTGGCCGACGACCTGTGGCCCTTGCCTTCCTATCAGGAAATGCTGTTTATCAAGTAG
- a CDS encoding PaaI family thioesterase, with protein sequence MTDYDAFKDLIENQIPYNKYVGMKLLALEPGMCKLCIPYSDNLVGDARRKAIHGGVISTLVDTCGGFTVWAASGIADRISTIDLRVDYLKPAIGCDLVAEGHIKLHGNRVGNAHVQVYAKGEPQSVLAEGRAVYNIRKARKH encoded by the coding sequence ATGACCGATTACGACGCTTTCAAAGACCTGATTGAAAATCAAATTCCATATAACAAATACGTCGGCATGAAGCTTCTTGCCCTGGAACCGGGGATGTGCAAGCTGTGCATCCCGTATTCAGATAATTTGGTCGGTGACGCACGGCGCAAGGCGATTCATGGAGGGGTCATCTCCACCCTTGTGGATACGTGCGGTGGATTTACTGTCTGGGCGGCTTCGGGGATAGCCGACCGTATTTCCACCATTGATTTGAGGGTGGATTATCTCAAGCCCGCCATTGGCTGCGACTTGGTGGCCGAAGGGCATATCAAGCTCCATGGCAACCGCGTGGGCAATGCCCACGTTCAAGTCTATGCCAAAGGCGAGCCTCAGAGCGTACTGGCCGAAGGGCGGGCCGTATACAATATCCGCAAGGCAAGAAAACATTGA